In the Malania oleifera isolate guangnan ecotype guangnan chromosome 1, ASM2987363v1, whole genome shotgun sequence genome, one interval contains:
- the LOC131153119 gene encoding uncharacterized protein LOC131153119 isoform X1 — protein MGFLEDNNSRGSKLLFSSLRLTCSASGCERHWSTFEQIHMKKRNKLEHKRLNARVYVKYNTKLRERAIRKRQNYDPILVAEVASDDEWITENEEPILPKDTSRFEDENLLEVDAIRALPVIQAIEAFGSLQSILPRKRKIGDYCTEDKGKRPTLVTFEEDDDVEEGEEEFISGRTPTIDEFDEDEDFDEDLDSSL, from the exons ATGGGTTTCCTGGAAGACAACAACAGCCGAGGATCTAAGCTCCTATTTTCATCTCTGCG TTTGACATGTAGTGCTAGTGGATGTGAGAGGCATTGGAGCACATTTGAGCAG ATTCATATGAAAAAGAGGAATAAATTAGAGCACAAGAGATTGAATGCTCGAGTTTACGTGAAGTACAACACCAAATTGAGGGAGAGAGCTATAAGAAAAAGACAAAATTATGATCCAATATTGGTGGCGGAAGTAGCTTCAGATGATGAATGGATCACGGAGAACGAAGAACCTATCCTCCCAAAAGATACTTCTCGGTTTGAGGATGAAAATCTCCTAGAAGTTGATGCTATTAGAGCTTTGCCCGTGATACAAGCGATAGAAGCTTTTGGTAGCTTGCAGTCTATACTTCCTAGAAAAAGGAAGATTGGTGATTATT GCACTGAAGACAAAGGCAAGAGGCCAACATTGGTCACATTTGAGGAAGACGATGATGTTGAAGAGGGTGAGGAGGAATTTATAAGTGGAAGAACTCCTACTATAGatgagtttgatgaagatgaggaCTTTGATGAAGATCTTGATAGTTCCCTTTGA
- the LOC131153119 gene encoding uncharacterized protein LOC131153119 isoform X2 — protein sequence MKKRNKLEHKRLNARVYVKYNTKLRERAIRKRQNYDPILVAEVASDDEWITENEEPILPKDTSRFEDENLLEVDAIRALPVIQAIEAFGSLQSILPRKRKIGDYCTEDKGKRPTLVTFEEDDDVEEGEEEFISGRTPTIDEFDEDEDFDEDLDSSL from the exons ATGAAAAAGAGGAATAAATTAGAGCACAAGAGATTGAATGCTCGAGTTTACGTGAAGTACAACACCAAATTGAGGGAGAGAGCTATAAGAAAAAGACAAAATTATGATCCAATATTGGTGGCGGAAGTAGCTTCAGATGATGAATGGATCACGGAGAACGAAGAACCTATCCTCCCAAAAGATACTTCTCGGTTTGAGGATGAAAATCTCCTAGAAGTTGATGCTATTAGAGCTTTGCCCGTGATACAAGCGATAGAAGCTTTTGGTAGCTTGCAGTCTATACTTCCTAGAAAAAGGAAGATTGGTGATTATT GCACTGAAGACAAAGGCAAGAGGCCAACATTGGTCACATTTGAGGAAGACGATGATGTTGAAGAGGGTGAGGAGGAATTTATAAGTGGAAGAACTCCTACTATAGatgagtttgatgaagatgaggaCTTTGATGAAGATCTTGATAGTTCCCTTTGA